One Phaseolus vulgaris cultivar G19833 chromosome 2, P. vulgaris v2.0, whole genome shotgun sequence DNA window includes the following coding sequences:
- the LOC137810363 gene encoding protein NETWORKED 1A-like, whose protein sequence is MATLSHSESRRSYSWWWDSHLPKNSKWLQENLTDIDSKVKAMIKLIDEEADSFARRAEMYYKKRPELMKLVEEFYRAYRALAERYDHAMGELRHAHKTMAEAFPNQAQYMLNDDSPCVESHTPGVPSAINSESEHSEKADGEVQTLRKALAKIQSDKDAIFLQYQKSMEKLSEMERNLNKAQKDAGGLDERASKAEIETKVLKEALVQLNSEKDAGQVQYNQCLESIAKLETMLSLAQTDAKEFDERFSKAEIEAKNLRQELGRLEAQKDAGLLICKQNLEKISVLEAKVTFAEENSRMLNEQLERAEAEIKAVRKKLAELNEEKESLALLYHGSLEKISKMENEILRAQENSEKLSREIEKGAEKLKTAEEHCDMLERSNQSLRLEAENLLQKIAMKDQALLERHAEIERLQTLMHEEHSHFLEIESTLQTLQKVYSKSQQEQGTLVMELKYGLQLLKDLEISKPGFKDEIQESVEENRMLSEFTFSSTKSVFRRQQMEISKLKEIKEKLEEEFVTNYEENNALQQEAHQIKNDIQHLNNRYHAMLEQLQTLGLDPQCFAASVKDLQNENSNLKEVCKVERNEKEALLEKSKDMDELLIENALMEFSLSSLNDELNGLKATVKKFQESCHVLQEEKSTVVDEKSALLSQLQIITESMQKLLEKNALLEKSLSDSKFELEGLKAKSGELEEFCKLLNDEKCNLLNERSVLISQLESVEFKLSNLEKMFTKLEEKYADSEKDKESTCNQVQELRASILVQREKHSNHEHLSEVRLTNLENIFHALQEELRLGKIEFEKEVDKAVNAQVEMFILQSCIEDLEEKNLALLSECEKHVEASKFSKEVISELETENFMQLIEEEFLLNEIRKLKKAIHQVCVALQIDSYGGHDKGTKQEKIPILHILDIIEGFKSSCVKSQEERQQLLQLHRSQREKMESEKKITEQEFENLREKNAMLQKEKVELLEKNSQLRTEVANGEERANASKFKLAALDAELIDLQRKNQIFQEENSKMLEEKNLLLRSVLDLKGAMSVAEDEKSIILQEVLALSNLNLVYESLITEKVIEQKALSEYLGSNLSRLNSDLHQELGMLRKKFEVKEAENVYLNESTERMDKELQEIKDSNCHLSHQVKNSENLLKKKDVELLDMVERLRAAETSNEEFCRYIEELKMDQEESRLARLNLDKQILDLSENCMNKKKEIEHLHEENRSLQSVMRSLLHEIEQHKAREQALNSELLEKTNEFQLCEAEAAAFYLEFQISSISEELLKSKVTELTGVCKRLDDEGAAKGLVIEQMIERVSLLEKEIRGLKGQLAAYTPMVTSLKEDFASLEHTYFLCTKKYFAAGNRGKKDVATETCVQENSHQSLRGNESILVPDVVEDLLSIQKRIRAVEKFMMEEVERRTKQENLTANVEAEAVSEMTEHSNFEAATYPEIDNRKVVMKIKKDNSTRGHNAWRTKSQKRLIMIDIPLDSYKDDPDYSKYCKRELSRSNDHMLEQCETDQHDVTEDTKMDSTSVEDVTTWHDSEKCQNYSSELEREKELGVDKLELWKTGKETSEDGKRRILERLASDSQKLAILKMTLQDLKKKPETKKKSNKVNEIEYETVKRHIEDVEEVVTQQIGIYDQLAKDFEQCTSSASDTTNTKKLEKQEVLMQRKKLSEQARRGSEQIGRLQFEVQNIQYILLKMADIKNNHRICRPTTGVLLKDFIRIGKKNSRRRRKGCACGCSKPSTNEE, encoded by the exons ATGGCAACCTTGTCTCATTCTGAGTCCCGGCGCTCATATTCTTGGTGGTGGGATAGCCACCTACCAAAGAATTCAAAATGGCTTCAGGAAAACCTTACAG ACATAGATAGCAAAGTGAAAGCCATGATCAAGCTCATTGATGAGGAAGCAGATTCATTTGCAAGGAGGGCAGAAATGTACTACAAGAAGCGCCCGGAGCTCATGAAATTAGTGGAGGAGTTCTACCGAGCATACCGTGCTCTAGCAGAGAGATATGATCATGCAATGGGGGAGCTACGCCATGCCCATAAAACCATGGCAGAAGCATTTCCCAACCAAGCACAGTACATGCTGAATGATGATTCACCCTGTGTTGAATCACACACCCCAGGAGTGCCTTCTGCAATAAATTCTGAGTCTGAGCATTCAGAGAAAGCAGATGGTGAAGTTCAAACCTTGAGGAAAGCCCTGGCCAAGATACAGTCCGACAAGGATGCTATCTTTCTTCAGTATCAGAAGAGTATGGAGAAACTATCTGAAATGGAAAGAAACCTTAATAAGGCACAAAAAGATGCAGGAGGCCTTGATGAAAGAGCGAGTAAAGCTGAAATTGAAACTAAAGTTCTGAAGGAAGCCTTGGTACAGCTAAATTCTGAGAAGGATGCTGGTCAAGTTCAGTACAACCAGTGTCTAGAAAGTATAGCTAAACTAGAGACTATGCTATCTCTGGCGCAGACAGATGCCAAGGAATTTGATGAGAGATTTTCTAAAGCTGAAATCGAAGCAAAAAATCTAAGGCAAGAACTAGGCCGGTTGGAAGCTCAGAAAGATGCTGGTCTTCTTATATGTAAGCAGAATCTTGAAAAGATTTCGGTTCTCGAGGCCAAGGTAACCTTTGCTGAGGAAAACTCCAGGATGTTAAATGAGCAACTTGAAAGAGCAGAAGCAGAAATTAAAGCAGTGAGAAAAAAACTTGCTGAACTGAATGAAGAGAAAGAATCTTTAGCTCTCCTTTACCATGGAAGCTTGGAGAAAATATCTAAAATGGAGAATGAAATTTTGCGTGCCCAAGAAAATTCTGAAAAACTCAGTAGAGAAATTGAGAAAGGGGCTGAAAAACTTAAGACTGCAGAAGAACATTGTGATATGTTGGAGAGATCAAATCAATCTCTTCGACTAGAGGCTGAAAATCTCTTGCAGAAGATAGCCATGAAGGATCAAGCACTTTTAGAGAGGCATGCTGAGATAGAGAGGCTGCAGACTCTAATGCATGAAGAGCATTCTCACTTTCTTGAAATTGAATCCACTCTGCAGACTCTGCAGAAGGTGTACTCTAAGTCACAGCAGGAGCAAGGAACTCTTGTTATGGAGCTTAAATATGGGCTTCAGTTGTTGAAAGACTTGGAAATTTCCAAACCAGGTTTTAAGGATGAAATTCAAGAGAGTGTGGAAGAAAACAGGATGCTGAGCGAATTTACTTTCTCTTCCACTAAGTCAGTATTCAGAAGACAGCAAATGGAAATCTCTAAATTAAAGGAGATCAAAGAGAAGCTTGAAGAAGAATTCGTTACAAACTATGAAGAAAACAATGCCCTCCAGCAGGAAGCTCATCAAATAAAGAATGATATCCAGCACTTGAATAATAGATACCATGCTATGCTGGAACAACTACAGACTTTAGGTTTGGATCCTCAGTGTTTTGCAGCGTCTGTGAAAGATTTACAAAATGAGAACTCAAATCTAAAGGAGGTCTGCAAGGTGGAACGTAATGAGAAAGAAGCTCTTCTGGAAAAGTCAAAGGATATGGATGAACTTTTGATAGAGAACGCCTTAATGGAATTTTCCCTTTCAAGTTTAAATGATGAACTAAATGGACTAAAAGCAACAGTGAAGAAATTTCAAGAGTCTTGCCATGTTCTCCAGGAAGAAAAATCTACTGTGGTTGATGAGAAATCAGCTCTACTTTCACAGTTACAAATAATCACCGAAAGTATGCAGAAGCTATTGGAGAAGAATGCCTTGCTGGAGAAGTCACTGTCTGATTCGAAGTTCGAGCTGGAAGGTTTGAAGGCGAAATCAGGTGAATTGGAAGAGTTTTGCAAGTTGCTAAATGATGAGAAGTGCAATCTTCTAAATGAAAGAAGTGTTCTAATTTCTCAGTTGGAAAGTGTTGAGTTTAAACTAAGTAACTTGGAAAAGATGTTCacaaaattagaagaaaaatatgCAGACTCGGAGAAGGACAAAGAAAGCACATGCAATCAAGTACAAGAGCTCCGTGCTTCAATTTTGGTGCAAAGGGAAAAGCATTCTAATCATGAACACTTAAGTGAAGTCCGACTGACAAATTTGGAGAATATTTTTCATGCACTGCAGGAAGAACTGCGGTTGGGGAAGATAGAATTTGAGAAAGAAGTTGACAAAGCTGTAAATGCTCAGGTAGAGATGTTCATTTTGCAAAGTTGTATAGAAGATTTGGAGGAGAAGAATTTGGCCTTATTATCTGAATGTGAAAAGCATGTTGAGGCCTCAAAATTTTCTAAGGAAGTTATCTCCGAGTTGGAGACTGAAAACTTTATGCAACTGATAGAAGAAGAATTTTTGTTAAATGAAATTAGAAAGCTTAAAAAGGCTATTCATCAAGTGTGTGTGGCTCTTCAGATTGATTCATATGGTGGGCATGACAAAGGAACAAAGCAAGAGAAAATACCAATATTGCATATTTTGGACATCATTGAGGGCTTCAAAAGTTCTTGTGTGAAAAGCCAAGAGGAGAGGCAGCAGCTCCTTCAGCTACATCGATCTCAGAGAGAAAAAATGGAGTCAGAGAAAAAGATCACGGAGCAAGAGTTTGAGAACCTGAGAGAGAAGAATGCAATGTTGCAGAAAGAGAAGGTTGAACTCCTGGAGAAGAACAGCCAACTGAGGACTGAAGTGGCCAATGGAGAAGAAAGAGCCAAtgcatcaaaattcaaattggcGGCTTTAGATGCAGAGTTAATAGATTTGCaaagaaaaaatcaaatttttcaGGAAGAAAATAGTAAGATGCTTGAGGAAAAGAATTTACTGCTTAGGAGTGTTTTGGACCTAAAAGGTGCAATGTCCGTGGCTGAAGATGAAAAAAGCATAATTCTACAAGAGGTGCTAGCTCTAAGCAACCTCAACTTGGTTTATGAAAGCCTTATCACCGAAAAAGTCATCGAGCAAAAAGCACTTTCTGAATATCTCGGCAGCAATCTTAGCCGTTTAAACAGTGATCTTCATCAGGAACTTGGTATGTTAAGGAAAAAGTTTGAGGTGAAAGAAGCAGAGAATGTTTATCTCAATGAGTCTACTGAGAGGATGGATAAAGAGCTGCAGGAAATAAAAGATTCAAATTGCCATTTAAGTCATCAAGTTAAAAATTCAGAGAATCTTCTCAAGAAGAAAGATGTAGAGCTGCTAGATATGGTAGAAAGGTTGAGGGCTGCAGAGACATCGAATGAAGAGTTTTGCAGATATATTGAGGAGCTGAAGATGGATCAAGAAGAATCAAGATTGGCCAGATTAAACCTTGACAAGCAGATTCTTGATCTATCAGAAAATTGCATgaataagaaaaaagaaattgaaCACCTTCATGAAGAAAATAGAAGCTTGCAGTCTGTGATGAGATCATTACTTCATGAAATTGAACAACACAAGGCTAGGGAGCAAGCACTGAATTCCGAGTTGCTGgaaaaaacaaatgaatttCAACTTTGTGAGGCTGAGGCTGCTGCGTTTTATTTGGAGTTTCAGATTTCATCAATCAGTGAAGAACTGTTGAAAAGCAAGGTCACTGAACTTACTGGAGTTTGCAAGAGGCTTGATGATGAAGGTGCTGCAAAAGGCTTAGTGATTGAACAGATGATAGAAAGAGTCAGTTTACTGGAAAAGGAAATTAGAGGGCTGAAGGGGCAGTTAGCTGCATATACTCCAATGGTTACTTCTTTGAAAGAGGATTTTGCATCCCTAGAGCACACTTACTTTCTTTGCACCAAAAAGTATTTTGCTGCAGGCAACAGGGGGAAGAAG GATGTAGCCACTGAAACTTGTGTCCAAGAAAATAGCCATCAAAGTTTAAGAGGAAATGAAAGTATTTTAGTACCAGATGTGGTTGAAGATTTGCTAAGCATCCAGAAAAGGATTAGAGCAGTTGAGAAGTTTATGATGGAAGAAGTTGAAAGACGAACGAAGCAGGAAAATCTGACTGCAAATGTGGAAgcagaagcagtatcagaaaTGACAGAGCACTCAAATTTCGAAGCTGCCACTTATCCAGAAATTGACAACAGAAAAGTGGTGATGAAAATCAAGAAAGACAACAGCACACGTGGCCATAATGCATGGAGAACAAAGTCTCAAAAACGGTTGATAATGATAGACATTCCACTTGATAGCTACAAGGATGATCCAGACTACAGCAAGTATTGCAAGAGAGAGCTCAGTAGGAGCAATGACCATATGCTTGAGCAATGTGAAACTGATCAGCATGATGTTACTGAAGATACCAAAATGGATTCTACTTCAGTAGAAGATGTAACTACATGGCATGACTCAGAAAAATGTCAAAATTACTCTTCAGAGCTGGAGAGAGAGAAGGAACTAGGGGTTGACAAGCTAGAGCTATGGAAGACTGGAAAAGAGACAAGTGAAGATGGCAAAAGGAGGATCTTGGAGAGGCTTGCCTCAGATTCTCAGAAGCTGGCCATTCTTAAAATGACTCTGCAAGACTTGAAAAAGAAACCTGAGACAAAGAAGAAAAGCAACAAGGTAAACGAGATTGAGTATGAAACTGTGAAAAGACATATAGAAGATGTTGAGGAAGTTGTCACACAACAAATTGGCATATATGATCAACTGGCAAAGGATTTTGAACAGTGCACATCCTCAGCTTCAGAcacaacaaacacaaaaaagTTGGAAAAGCAGGAAGTACTCATGCAAAGGAAAAAGTTATCAGAACAGGCTAGAAGAGGTTCTGAGCAAATAGGAAGGCTGCAGTTTGAAGTGCAGAACATCCAATATATTCTGCTAAAAATGGCTGATATTAAGAACAACCACAGAATCTGTAGACCAACAACAGGGGTGTTGCTGAAGGACTTTATTCGCATTGGGAAGAAAAATAGCAGAAGGAGGCGTAAGGGGTGTGCTTGTGGATGTTCAAAGCCTTCAACTAATGAGGAATAA